One Rutidosis leptorrhynchoides isolate AG116_Rl617_1_P2 unplaced genomic scaffold, CSIRO_AGI_Rlap_v1 contig595, whole genome shotgun sequence DNA segment encodes these proteins:
- the LOC139884729 gene encoding serine carboxypeptidase-like 27, with protein sequence MAPPPPIVQLSYLFHIAHGLGYCCVGLLGDQVKDRISELPGQPKNVDFSQYSGYVTVNQNAGRALFYWLIESPVNRGADSRPLVLWLNGGPGCSSVAYGAAEEIGPFRIRPDGTNLFLNPYAWNKLANLLFLESPAGVGFSYSNTGSDLYTAGDQRTAEDAYTFLVNWFERFPQYKHRDFYIAGESYAGHYVPQLSQIVYERNKGIKNPVINFKGFLVGNAVTDDYHDYVGTFEYWWTHGLISDSTYRSLRVACDSGSSQHPSVDCMSALRSAEMEQGNIDPYSIYTRTCNTTASLRGHYPWMSRAYDPCTERYSNIYFNLPEVQKALHANVTAIPYPWKTCSDIVGDYWADSPLSMLPIYKELIAAGLRIWVYSGDTDAVVPVTATRYSIDALKLKTITNWYPWYDNGKVGGWSQVYKGLTFVTVTGAGHEVPLHRPRQSFILFRSFLENKPMAASTNN encoded by the exons ATGGCCCCACCTCCTCCCATTGTTCAGTTATCTTATTTATTTCACATTGCACATGGATTGGGTTATTGCTGTGTCGGGCT CTTAGGAGATCAAGTTAAAGACAGAATCTCCGAGTTACCAGGTCAACCAAAAAATGTTGACTTCAGTCAATACTCTGGTTATGTAACTGTGAACCAAAATGCTGGCAGAGCTTTATTTTACTGGTTAATTGAGTCGCCAGTGAATCGTGGAGCTGATTCAAGGCCGCTCGTTTTATGGCTCAACGGTGGCCCTGGTTGCTCCTCTGTTGCTTATGGTGCTGCTGAAGAGATTGGACCTTTCCGTATTCGGCCAGATGGGACGAACCTTTTCTTGAATCCATATGCTTGGAACAAAT TGGCAAATTTGCTGTTCCTTGAATCTCCAGCTGGTGTTGGTTTTTCTTACAGCAATACTGGATCTGATTTGTACACGGCAGGAGATCAGAGAACTG CTGAAGATGCATATACGTTTCTTGTCAATTGGTTTGAAAGGTTTCCACAGTACAAGCATCGAGATTTTTATATTGCTGGAGAAAGTTATGCAG GTCACTATGTTCCCCAATTGTCTCAAATTGTGTATGAACGGAACAAGGGAATTAAGAATCCAGTCATCAATTTCAAAGGATTTCTG GTAGGAAATGCTGTCACTGATGACTACCATGATTATGTTGGTACCTTCGAGTATTGGTGGACACATGGTTTAATTTCCGATTCGACGTATCGATCGCTTAGAGTTGCCTGTGATTCTGGATCCTCTCAGCACCCATCAGTGGATTGCATGAGTGCTCTAAGAAGTGCAGAGATGGAACAGGGAAACATAGACCCATATAGTATTTATACTCGGACTTGCAATACTACTGCATCTTTAAGAGGTCATTAT CCATGGATGTCAAGAGCATATGATCCCTGCACAGAGAGGTATTCCAATATCTACTTCAATCTTCCGGAAGTTCAAAAAGCACTCCATGCAAATGTAACAGCGATTCCTTATCCATGGAAAACTTGCAG TGATATTGTTGGAGACTACTGGGCTGATTCTCCACTCTCTATGCTTCCTATTTACAAAGAACTCATTGCTGCAGGTCTCAGGATTTGGGTATACAG TGGTGACACCGATGCCGTGGTTCCGGTGACTGCAACTCGATATTCGATCGATGCTCTGAAATTAAAAACCATCACTAACTGGTATCCATGGTACGATAACGGAAAG GTTGGTGGATGGAGTCAAGTGTACAAAGGTTTGACGTTTGTAACAGTTACTGGAGCTGGACATGAGGTTCCCCTACATCGTCCTAGACAATCATTCATTCTTTTCAGATCGTTTTTGGAGAACAAGCCAATGGCAGCCTCGACGAATAATTAG
- the LOC139884728 gene encoding large ribosomal subunit protein uL14mz-like has product MAASLLAYSYFTVLHEYVAGCLGQLMNSIIIHELSLDATRSSLEGLSNFSGSLSTATDITSNIFSSQQIRTFIQMRTVLKVVDNSGAKKVMCIQALAGKKGARLGDTIVASVKEAMPNGKVKKGEVVYGVVVRAAMKRGRCDGSEVQFDDNAVVLVDKQGQPKGTRVFGPVPHELRQKKHVKILTLAEHIA; this is encoded by the exons ATGGCTGCCAG CCTATTAGCATACAGCTATTTCACAGTTCTCCATGAGTATGTAGCTGGCTGTTTAGGCCAGTTGATGAATTCCATCATCATCCATGAACTAAGTTTAGATG CAACCCGGTCATCTTTGGAAGGCCTTAGCAACTTCTCAGGTTCATTGAGCACAGCTACAGATATCACAAGCAATATTTTTTCTTCTCAG CAAATAAGGACATTCATACAGATGAGGACTGTTCTGAAGGTTGTGGATAACTCTGGGGCTAAAAAGGTAATGTGCATACAAGCTTTGGCAGGGAAAAAGGGGGCAAGACTGGGAGATACAATAGTTGCATCAGTGAAGGAAGCAATGCCTAATGGAAAGGTTAAGAAAGGAGAGGTTGTGTATGGTGTGGTCGTCCGTGCTGCGATGAAGCGTGGTCGTTGCGATGGGAGCGAGGTCCAGTTCGACGACAATGCCGTCGTTCTTGTAGATAAGCAAGGCCAGCCGAAAGGAACTCGAGTATTCGGACCTGTTCCCCACGAGCTAAGACAGAAAAAGCATGTCAAGATTCTTACTTTGGCAGAGCACATTGCCTGA
- the LOC139884727 gene encoding RNA pseudouridine synthase 5-like translates to MFEPIILIKKVANAKSAPHANDEGLGKRSKRGVPMSKLFGLPWPENNDGLLYNDVVRPSSDSELTLIEFYSKKHNNSAPFQGWLQRIQNGQITLDGRVVKDPKTIVRAGSKLVYHRLPWKEPDAPYMLQVLYEDADLIALNKPSGVQVLPGGLFQQRTVLTQLQWLKSKQISSINAHEPHPVPVHRLGRGTSGILLCAKTKLAKTRLAAYFADGTSTVEAGSDQSIGHGVRRKITKVYRALASGIIAEDKISINQPIGLIRYPGVAKGLHVASTSGKPALSKVEVLEREVERNCTLVQVEIQSGRPHQIRIHLAFIGHPLLGDPLYISGGIPKSLDCELMDNGSFEHDGGYQRPAKPVPGDCGYHLHAHQVVLSLPTTNQEIKIVAPLPPILQSQKELNLCFVACCLFYLAMNMIVNEYKVYSIEYCICSEGRRAKLVLTKLSSFLVQKTARALSKKLEQTDEPLSFPFDVVWQNMCMDMLYWTLLS, encoded by the exons ATGTTTGAG CCAATCATTCTAATTAAAAAGGTCGCTAATGCTAAATCAGCTCCTCATGCCAATGATGAAGGCCTAGGGAAAAGAAGTAAGAGAGG CGTACCAATGTCGAAGCTTTTCGGGTTGCCTTGGCCTGAAAACAACGACGGCCTCCTCTACAACGACGTCGTCCGACCATCTTCTGATTCTG AGTTGACACTGATTGAGTTTTACTCAAAGAAACACAACAACTCAGCTCCATTTCAAGG TTGGTTGCAGCGAATTCAAAATGGGCAG ATAACTCTTGACGGTAGAGTTGTTAAAGACCCGAAAACAATTGTCAG AGCTGGTTCGAAACTTGTCTATCATAGGCTTCCTTGGAAAGAGCCTGATGCGCCATACATGCTTCAAGTTTTGTATGAAGATGCTGATTTG ATTGCTTTAAATAAGCCCTCTGGTGTGCAAGTCTTACCTGGAGGACTTTTCCAGCAACGGACAGTCTTAACGCAGCTTCAGTGGCTAAAAAGCAAGCAGATTTCTTCCATAAATGCCCATGAGCCCCATCCAGTTCCTGTACATCGTCTAGGAAGAGGCACTTCGG GAATACTGCTTTGTGCGAAGACAAAGCTTGCAAAAACAAGGCTTGCTGCATACTTTGCCGATGGAACATCCACTGTTGAGGCTGGCAG TGACCAAAGTATTGGACATGGTGTTAGGAGGAAAATTACTAAGGTCTACCGAGCACTTGCAAGTGGGATTATAGCTGAGGACAAG ATTAGCATCAATCAACCAATTGGTCTCATAAGATATCCTGGAGTTGCCAAAGGGCTGCATGTTGCTTCTACCTCAG GGAAACCCGCTTTGAGTAAAGTTGAGGTCCTCGAGAGAGAAGTAGAAAGAAATTGCACGTTGGTCCAG GTAGAAATTCAGTCAGGGAGACCACACCAGATTCGCATTCATCTCGCATTCATCGGACATCCTTTGCTAG GTGATCCTTTATATATCTCCGGTGGGATCCCAAAATCCTTAGATTGCGAATTAATGGATAATGGAAGTTTTGAACATGATGG AGGCTATCAGAGGCCAGCAAAACCTGTTCCTGGAGATTGTGGCTACCATTTGCATGCACATCAAGTGGTTTTATCTCTCCCAACCACGAATCAA GAAATTAAAATCGTTGCTCCTCTTCCGCCTATACTCCAATCACAGAAAGAG TTGAATCTTTGTTTCGTCGCCTGTTGTTTGTTTTACTTGGCTATGAACATGATTGTGAATGAGTATAAAGTATACAGTATTGAGTATTGTATTTGTTCGGAAGGCCGCAGAGCAAAACTTGTGCTCACAAAACTCTCTTCTTTTCTAGTGCAA AAAACTGCTCGAGCATTAAGCAAGAAACTTGAGCAAACAGACGAGCCTCTCAG TTTTCCATTTGATGTTGTTTGGCAGAACATGTGCATGGATATGCTGTATTGGACCCTACTAAGCTAG